Proteins from one Rhinoraja longicauda isolate Sanriku21f chromosome 41, sRhiLon1.1, whole genome shotgun sequence genomic window:
- the LOC144611667 gene encoding uncharacterized protein LOC144611667 — MMGQALDTSDGGAPVQHMCCIDPCKRRDYKQLSASLTKRLGNEAWPVGGMWNVETIKEAKRLIWERETVKKWKKRIKEWKEEAQKMWDESRHKSWIANTSRRGTEAGGVVERANGALKTKLAKLAEETGQSWIKVLPLALFEMRVTTHKVQEAQKPLLTECENESIQPGDCVLIRNWDWKKLGPRWKEPHQVLLTITTAVKVEDHPRWIHLTECKCIGQFKDTNGTGNPSWCPGAGLDRLDQRK, encoded by the exons ATGATGGGGCAAGCCCTGGATACAAGTGATGGTGGTGCACCAGTGCAACATATGTGCTGTATAGATCCATGTAAACGGAGAGATTATAAACAATTGTCGGCATCATTGACAAAGAGGCTGGGAAACGAAGCCTGGCCCGTTGGGGGAATGTGGAATGTAGAAACAATTAAAGAGGCAAAGAGATTGATATGGGAAAGAGAAACggtgaagaaatggaaaaagagaatTAAGGAATGGAAGGAAGAGGCACAAAAGATGTGGGATGAATCACGCCATAAGAGTTGGATCGCTAATACAAGTCGCAGAGGGACAGAG GCTGGGGGAGTGGTTGAAAGAGCAAACGGGGCCCTCAAAACAAAGCTAGCCAAACTTGCAGAAGAGACTGGGCAAAGCTGGATCAAGGTTCTAcccctggccctctttgaaatgaGGGTCACCACACACAAG GTACAGGAAGCACAGAAACCATTGCTGACAGAGTGTGAAAACGAGTCCATACAGCCAGGGGATTGCGTGCTCATAAGAAACTGGGACTGGAAAAAACTCGGACCACGGTGGAAGGAGCCACACCAAGTTCTTCTGACCATCACCACTGCGGTCAAGGTTGAGGATCATCCACGATGGATACACCTGACTGAATGCAAATGCATTGGACAATTTAAAGATACAAATGGCACTGGTAATCCTTCTTGGTGTCCTGGGGCTGGTCTGGACCGGCTGGACCAGAGGAAATAA